A window of the Hypanus sabinus isolate sHypSab1 chromosome 25, sHypSab1.hap1, whole genome shotgun sequence genome harbors these coding sequences:
- the LOC132381186 gene encoding troponin I, slow skeletal muscle-like — translation MLKSLLLAKAKEALEQEMMDRDEEKERFLGERVPPVKIAGLSFSQLQELCRELYEKVHVVDEERYDIEAKVQHNKREIQDLTLKVLDLRGKFKRPTLRRVRVSADAMLRALLGSKHKVSMDLRANLKSVKKEDSEKERPVGVSDWRKNVEAMSGMEGRKKMFDAAKSPSGQ, via the exons ATGCTTAAG AGCTTGCTGCTGGCAAAAGCCAAAGAAGCATTGGAGCAAGAAATGATGGATAGAgatgaagaaaaagaaagatttctCGGAGAACGGGTCCCACCCGTAAAAATAGCAGGCCTGTCTTTCAGCCAGCTGCAG GAACTGTGCCGTGAACTTTATGAGAAAGTACATGTAGTGGATGAAGAGCGATATGATATTGAAGCCAAAGTGCAACATAACAAGAGAGAG ATTCAGGACCTGACTCTGAAAGTTCTTGATCTCAGAGGGAAGTTTAAGCGGCCCACCCTTCGCCGGGTCCGTGTCTCTGCTGATGCTATGTTGAGGGCCTTGCTGGGATCCAAGCACAAGGTATCCATGGACCTCAGAGCCAACCTGAAGTCTGTCAAGAAGGAAGATTCAGAAAAG GAACGTCCAGTTGGAGTCAGTGATTGGCGTAAGAATGTGGAAGCAATGTCTGGGATGGAAGGCAGAAAGAAAATGTTTGATGCTGCTAAATCTCCATCTGGACA ATGA